A portion of the Epinephelus moara isolate mb chromosome 4, YSFRI_EMoa_1.0, whole genome shotgun sequence genome contains these proteins:
- the csf1ra gene encoding macrophage colony-stimulating factor 1 receptor isoform X2: protein MQSYLALLLGIVASAASEWRRPLIKFNSKVVGSSEVVVRPGTPLDLRCEGDGPVNWQTRLAKHRRYVSRGNGKARTLKVERPSAEFTGTYKCYYTAAGLQHLTSSVHVYVKDPNRVFWTSSTSLRVVKKEGEDYLLPCLLTDPEATDLGLRMDNGTSVPPGMNFTVYRHRGILIHKLHPSFNADYVCTARINGVEKTSKAFSINVIQKLRFPPYVLLETEEYVRIVGEELKIRCTTHNPNFNYNVTWKYTTKSKPLIEERVRSSGENRLDIQSILTIPAVDLADTGNISCTGTNEAGVNSSTTYLLVVDKAYIRLLPQLSPKLAHKGLSVEVNEGEDLELNVLIEAYPSITEHRWHTPTSPNTSTQEHKLIIYNNRYHASLQLKRMNAQEQGQYTFYAKNNLTNASITFQVQMYQRPVAVVRWENITTLTCTSFGYPAPRIIWYQCLGIRPTCNENTSGLQMAIPLQAPTVEIQREEYGAVEVESVLTVGPSSRRMTVECVAFNLVGVSSDTFAMEVSDKLFTSTLTGAAGILTILLLLLVFLLYKYKQKPRYEIRWQIIEARDGNNYTFIDPTQLPYNEKWEFPRDKLKLGKILGAGAFGKVVEATAYGLGKDDDVLRVAVKMLKASAHSDEREALMSELKILSHLGHHKNIVNLLGACTYGGPVLVITEYCSLGDLLNFLRQKAETFENFVMNIPNITEDCNDYKNICSQKQFIRSDSGISSTTSSSYLEMRPSQLPNTESSPDCVCSETGDWPLDIDDLLRFSYQVAQGLEFLAAKNCIHRDVAARNVLLTDRREAKICDFGLARDIMNDSNYVVKGNARLPVKWMAPESIFDCIYTIQSDVWSYGILLWEIFSLGKSPYPSVAVDSRFYKMVKRGYQMCQPNFAPAEIYMIMKMCWNLEPTERPTFSKISQMIERLLGDQLELEQLIYQNVQQQVTEGEVCDEPKCCDGPCDQSCDHEEEEQPLMKTNNYQFC from the exons ATGCAGTCCTACCTTGCTCTGCTGCTGGGGATTGTGGCCTCCGCTGCTTCAG AATGGAGGCGTCCACTGATTAAGTTCAACTCAAAGGTGGTGGGGAGTTCTGAGGTGGTGGTCAGACCTGGGACCCCCCTGGATCTGAGATGTGAAGGTGACGGGCCTGTAAACTGGCAAACGAGGCTAGCCAAACACAGACGCTATGTGTCCAGGGGCAACGGGAAAGCCCGCACCTTGAAGGTGGAACGTCCCTCTGCAGAATTCACTGGGACATACAAGTGTTATTACACAGCGGCTGGGCTACAGCACCTGACCTCCTCAGTGCATGTGTACGTAAAAG atcCAAACCGTGTGTTCTGGACCAGCAGCACATCCCTGCGGGTGGTGAAGAAGGAGGGTGAGGATTACCTGCTGCCCTGCCTGTTGACTGACCCAGAAGCCACAGACCTGGGCCTCCGCATGGACAACGGCACCTCTGTGCCCCCTGGGATGAACTTCACAGTTTACCGGCACCGAGGTATTCTCATCCACAAGCTCCACCCCAGCTTCAACGCCGACTATGTCTGCACAGCGAGGATCAACGGAGTGGAGAAGACCTCCAAGGCCTTTTCCATCAACGTCATTCAGA AGCTTCGTTTCCCACCATATGTCCTCCTGGAGACAGAGGAATATGTGCGCATTGTCGGGGAGGAACTCAAGATTCGCTGCACAACACACAACCCCAACTTCAACTACAACGTCACCTGGAAATACACCACCAAATCG AAACCTTTGATAGAGGAGCGGGTTCGCTCCAGCGGAGAAAATCGCTTGGACATTCAAAGCATACTGACCATCCCTGCTGTGGATCTTGCAGACACAGGAAACATTTCCTGCACAGGCACAAATGAAGCAGGGGTGAACAGTTCAACAACATACCTGCTGGTTGTAG ACAAGGCCTACATCAGGCTGCTGCCCCAGCTGTCCCCTAAACTGGCCCACAAGGGTCTTTCAGTGGAGGTGAACGAGGGAGAAGATCTGGAGCTTAACGTGCTCATCGAGGCGTACCCCAGCATTACAGAGCACAGATGGCACACCCCAACATCTCCGAACACGTCCACACAGGAGCACAAGCTCATCATCTACAACAACAG ataCCATGCTTCTCTGCAGCTGAAGAGAATGAATGCGCAGGAGCAGGGACAATACACCTTCTACGCCAAGAACAACTTGACCAATGCATCCATCACATTCCAAGTCCAAATGTATC AGAGACCTGTTGCTGTGGTGAGATGGGAAAACATAACCACACTCACTTGCACTTCATTTGGCTATCCTGCTCCCAGAATCATCTGGTACCAGTGTCTTGGGATACGGCCTAC GTGCAATGAGAACACCTCAGGGCTGCAGATGGCCATCCCTCTCCAGGCTCCCACAGTGGAGATCCAGAGGGAGGAGTACGGGGCCGTGGAGGTGGAGAGCGTCCTCACCGTGGGGCCCTCGAGCCGCAGGATGACAGTCGAGTGTGTGGCCTTCAACCTCGTCGGCGTCAGCAGCGACACATTTGCCATGGAGGTTTCCG ACAAACTCTTCACTTCCACCTTGACTGGAGCAGCAGGCATCCTGAccatcctcctcctgcttctgGTTTTTCTGTTATACAAATATAAGCAG AAACCCAGGTATGAGATCCGTTGGCAGATCATTGAAGCAAGAGATGGAAACAACTACACGTTTATTGACCCCACTCAGCTGCCTTACAATGAGAAGTGGGAGTTCCCAAGAGACAAGCTGAAGCTAG GTAAGATCCTGGGTGCAGGAGCTTTCGGAAAGGTCGTTGAGGCCACAGCCTATGGCCTGGGAAAGGATGACGATGTGTTGCGCGTAGCTGTGAAGATGTtaaaag CCAGTGCTCATTCAGATGAGAGGGAAGCTCTGATGTCAGAGCTGAAGATCCTGAGTCACCTGGGACACCACAAGAACATCGTCAATCTCCTGGGAGCGTGCACCTATGGAG GGCCAGTGCTTGTGATCACAGAGTACTGCAGCCTCGGCGATCTCCTGAACTTCCTTCGCCAGAAGGCAGAGACGTTTGAGAATTTTGTTATGAACATTCCCAATATTACGGAGGACTGTAATGACTACAAGAACATCTGCAGTCAGAAACAGTTCATCAGAAG TGACAGCGGGATCTCTAGCACAACTTCAAGCAGCTACTTAGAGATGAGACCCAGCCAGCTGCCAAATACAGAATCATCTCCAG ACTGTGTGTGCAGTGAGACTGGTGACTGGCCTCTGGACATTGATGACTTGCTGAGATTCTCCTACCAAGTGGCCCAGGGCCTTGAGTTTCTTGCTGCCAAGAAC TGTATTCACAGAGACGTGGCTGCAAGGAATGTCCTCTTGACCGATCGCAGAGAGGCCAAGATATGTGACTTTGGCCTGGCGCGTGACATCATGAATGACTCCAACTACGTGGTGAAGGGCAAT GCCCGTCTGCCAGTGAAGTGGATGGCTCCAGAGAGCATCTTTGACTGCATCTACACCATCCAGAGTGACGTCTGGTCCTACGGCATCCTCCTGTGGGAGATCTTCTCTTTGG GCAAGAGCCCCTACCCCAGCGTGGCTGTGGACTCCAGGTTCTACAAGATGGTGAAGCGTGGCTACCAGATGTGTCAACCAAACTTTGCCCCTGCTGAGAT CTACATGATCATGAAGATGTGCTGGAATCTGGAGCCGACAGAGCGTCCAACGTTTAGCAAGATCAGTCAGATGATCGAAAGACTACTTGGGGACCAACTTGAGCTCGAACAG CTAATCTACCAGAATGTGCAGCAGCAGGTCACTGAGGGTGAAGTGTGTGACGAGCCCAAGTGCTGCGACGGCCCCTGTGACCAGTCTTGTGACcacgaggaagaggagcagcCTCTGATGAAGACCAACAACTACCAGTTTTGTTGA
- the csf1ra gene encoding macrophage colony-stimulating factor 1 receptor isoform X1, translating to MQSYLALLLGIVASAASAEWRRPLIKFNSKVVGSSEVVVRPGTPLDLRCEGDGPVNWQTRLAKHRRYVSRGNGKARTLKVERPSAEFTGTYKCYYTAAGLQHLTSSVHVYVKDPNRVFWTSSTSLRVVKKEGEDYLLPCLLTDPEATDLGLRMDNGTSVPPGMNFTVYRHRGILIHKLHPSFNADYVCTARINGVEKTSKAFSINVIQKLRFPPYVLLETEEYVRIVGEELKIRCTTHNPNFNYNVTWKYTTKSKPLIEERVRSSGENRLDIQSILTIPAVDLADTGNISCTGTNEAGVNSSTTYLLVVDKAYIRLLPQLSPKLAHKGLSVEVNEGEDLELNVLIEAYPSITEHRWHTPTSPNTSTQEHKLIIYNNRYHASLQLKRMNAQEQGQYTFYAKNNLTNASITFQVQMYQRPVAVVRWENITTLTCTSFGYPAPRIIWYQCLGIRPTCNENTSGLQMAIPLQAPTVEIQREEYGAVEVESVLTVGPSSRRMTVECVAFNLVGVSSDTFAMEVSDKLFTSTLTGAAGILTILLLLLVFLLYKYKQKPRYEIRWQIIEARDGNNYTFIDPTQLPYNEKWEFPRDKLKLGKILGAGAFGKVVEATAYGLGKDDDVLRVAVKMLKASAHSDEREALMSELKILSHLGHHKNIVNLLGACTYGGPVLVITEYCSLGDLLNFLRQKAETFENFVMNIPNITEDCNDYKNICSQKQFIRSDSGISSTTSSSYLEMRPSQLPNTESSPDCVCSETGDWPLDIDDLLRFSYQVAQGLEFLAAKNCIHRDVAARNVLLTDRREAKICDFGLARDIMNDSNYVVKGNARLPVKWMAPESIFDCIYTIQSDVWSYGILLWEIFSLGKSPYPSVAVDSRFYKMVKRGYQMCQPNFAPAEIYMIMKMCWNLEPTERPTFSKISQMIERLLGDQLELEQLIYQNVQQQVTEGEVCDEPKCCDGPCDQSCDHEEEEQPLMKTNNYQFC from the exons ATGCAGTCCTACCTTGCTCTGCTGCTGGGGATTGTGGCCTCCGCTGCTTCAG CAGAATGGAGGCGTCCACTGATTAAGTTCAACTCAAAGGTGGTGGGGAGTTCTGAGGTGGTGGTCAGACCTGGGACCCCCCTGGATCTGAGATGTGAAGGTGACGGGCCTGTAAACTGGCAAACGAGGCTAGCCAAACACAGACGCTATGTGTCCAGGGGCAACGGGAAAGCCCGCACCTTGAAGGTGGAACGTCCCTCTGCAGAATTCACTGGGACATACAAGTGTTATTACACAGCGGCTGGGCTACAGCACCTGACCTCCTCAGTGCATGTGTACGTAAAAG atcCAAACCGTGTGTTCTGGACCAGCAGCACATCCCTGCGGGTGGTGAAGAAGGAGGGTGAGGATTACCTGCTGCCCTGCCTGTTGACTGACCCAGAAGCCACAGACCTGGGCCTCCGCATGGACAACGGCACCTCTGTGCCCCCTGGGATGAACTTCACAGTTTACCGGCACCGAGGTATTCTCATCCACAAGCTCCACCCCAGCTTCAACGCCGACTATGTCTGCACAGCGAGGATCAACGGAGTGGAGAAGACCTCCAAGGCCTTTTCCATCAACGTCATTCAGA AGCTTCGTTTCCCACCATATGTCCTCCTGGAGACAGAGGAATATGTGCGCATTGTCGGGGAGGAACTCAAGATTCGCTGCACAACACACAACCCCAACTTCAACTACAACGTCACCTGGAAATACACCACCAAATCG AAACCTTTGATAGAGGAGCGGGTTCGCTCCAGCGGAGAAAATCGCTTGGACATTCAAAGCATACTGACCATCCCTGCTGTGGATCTTGCAGACACAGGAAACATTTCCTGCACAGGCACAAATGAAGCAGGGGTGAACAGTTCAACAACATACCTGCTGGTTGTAG ACAAGGCCTACATCAGGCTGCTGCCCCAGCTGTCCCCTAAACTGGCCCACAAGGGTCTTTCAGTGGAGGTGAACGAGGGAGAAGATCTGGAGCTTAACGTGCTCATCGAGGCGTACCCCAGCATTACAGAGCACAGATGGCACACCCCAACATCTCCGAACACGTCCACACAGGAGCACAAGCTCATCATCTACAACAACAG ataCCATGCTTCTCTGCAGCTGAAGAGAATGAATGCGCAGGAGCAGGGACAATACACCTTCTACGCCAAGAACAACTTGACCAATGCATCCATCACATTCCAAGTCCAAATGTATC AGAGACCTGTTGCTGTGGTGAGATGGGAAAACATAACCACACTCACTTGCACTTCATTTGGCTATCCTGCTCCCAGAATCATCTGGTACCAGTGTCTTGGGATACGGCCTAC GTGCAATGAGAACACCTCAGGGCTGCAGATGGCCATCCCTCTCCAGGCTCCCACAGTGGAGATCCAGAGGGAGGAGTACGGGGCCGTGGAGGTGGAGAGCGTCCTCACCGTGGGGCCCTCGAGCCGCAGGATGACAGTCGAGTGTGTGGCCTTCAACCTCGTCGGCGTCAGCAGCGACACATTTGCCATGGAGGTTTCCG ACAAACTCTTCACTTCCACCTTGACTGGAGCAGCAGGCATCCTGAccatcctcctcctgcttctgGTTTTTCTGTTATACAAATATAAGCAG AAACCCAGGTATGAGATCCGTTGGCAGATCATTGAAGCAAGAGATGGAAACAACTACACGTTTATTGACCCCACTCAGCTGCCTTACAATGAGAAGTGGGAGTTCCCAAGAGACAAGCTGAAGCTAG GTAAGATCCTGGGTGCAGGAGCTTTCGGAAAGGTCGTTGAGGCCACAGCCTATGGCCTGGGAAAGGATGACGATGTGTTGCGCGTAGCTGTGAAGATGTtaaaag CCAGTGCTCATTCAGATGAGAGGGAAGCTCTGATGTCAGAGCTGAAGATCCTGAGTCACCTGGGACACCACAAGAACATCGTCAATCTCCTGGGAGCGTGCACCTATGGAG GGCCAGTGCTTGTGATCACAGAGTACTGCAGCCTCGGCGATCTCCTGAACTTCCTTCGCCAGAAGGCAGAGACGTTTGAGAATTTTGTTATGAACATTCCCAATATTACGGAGGACTGTAATGACTACAAGAACATCTGCAGTCAGAAACAGTTCATCAGAAG TGACAGCGGGATCTCTAGCACAACTTCAAGCAGCTACTTAGAGATGAGACCCAGCCAGCTGCCAAATACAGAATCATCTCCAG ACTGTGTGTGCAGTGAGACTGGTGACTGGCCTCTGGACATTGATGACTTGCTGAGATTCTCCTACCAAGTGGCCCAGGGCCTTGAGTTTCTTGCTGCCAAGAAC TGTATTCACAGAGACGTGGCTGCAAGGAATGTCCTCTTGACCGATCGCAGAGAGGCCAAGATATGTGACTTTGGCCTGGCGCGTGACATCATGAATGACTCCAACTACGTGGTGAAGGGCAAT GCCCGTCTGCCAGTGAAGTGGATGGCTCCAGAGAGCATCTTTGACTGCATCTACACCATCCAGAGTGACGTCTGGTCCTACGGCATCCTCCTGTGGGAGATCTTCTCTTTGG GCAAGAGCCCCTACCCCAGCGTGGCTGTGGACTCCAGGTTCTACAAGATGGTGAAGCGTGGCTACCAGATGTGTCAACCAAACTTTGCCCCTGCTGAGAT CTACATGATCATGAAGATGTGCTGGAATCTGGAGCCGACAGAGCGTCCAACGTTTAGCAAGATCAGTCAGATGATCGAAAGACTACTTGGGGACCAACTTGAGCTCGAACAG CTAATCTACCAGAATGTGCAGCAGCAGGTCACTGAGGGTGAAGTGTGTGACGAGCCCAAGTGCTGCGACGGCCCCTGTGACCAGTCTTGTGACcacgaggaagaggagcagcCTCTGATGAAGACCAACAACTACCAGTTTTGTTGA
- the pdgfrb gene encoding platelet-derived growth factor receptor beta: MASKLHLTVTVTAALLYFCTELCCLEITPNDKELVLTEGSSLTLTCSGSGETTWEFKRDDVPYFQVQNGGQSYEIVQSSSTSSVLKLKDVSWRHTGVYQCIDQHNGETKEVAVFVPDPDMWFIESSHGMVTKTSEESTIPCVVTNPSINVTLYERDTDLPISGHYVPSEGYKALLEDRNYVCRGELNGEVKESQSFYVFSIVVPEAIDAYINASKTVLKQGEPLTVNCTVHGVELVFFSWDIPNREIINVEPLTDVLPDMSMHSCLIFPRATIAHSGNYICHVHEDIQGQSASASINITVLERGFVDVKVPQHQNISAKLQENVELRVEIEAYPTPQVRWIKDGATIKGDKPITTRQEHEIRYVTILTLVRVRTEQKGLYTVLVTNGDDTKEVTFDLEVQVPSQIKDLTDHPLPGKRHMVTCLAEGVPTPTIQWYSCDSMHKCSNQTAMWQPLTPEPEVLSIQTNASYSKTRKTSQVRSQVTFHKLQHVTVRCETTNQAGLLDRRDVKLVSSTLYSQVAVLAAVLALVAIIIISIIILIAVWRKKPRYEIRWKVIESVSQDGHEYIYVDPIHLPYDLAWEMPRDNLVLGRTLGSGAFGRVVEATAYGLTHSQSSTKVAVKMLKSTARRSETQALMSELKIMSHLGPHLNIVNLLGACTKHGPLYLVTEYCRYGDLVDYLHRNKHTLLQYYAEKNQDDSCLISRGSTPLSQRKGYVSFGSESDGGYMDMSKDEPSLYVPMQEQIDTIKYADIQPSPYESPYQQDIYQEQGGGRLDLAISDSSVLTYDDLLGFSYQVAKGMEFLASKNCVHRDLAARNVLICEGKLVKICDFGLARDIMHDSNYISKGSTFLPLKWMAPESIFHNLYTTLSDVWSYGILLWEIFTLGGTPYPDLPMNELFYSALKRGYRMAKPAHASDDVYEIMKKCWDEKFEKRPEFSFLVHSVGNMLADSYKKKYNQVNDNFLKSDHPAVARTKPRLSSPFPIANPAFGSPSPPYIPPDPYNQSPSPREFTQEADTQEVITSYNEYIIPIPDPKPEDVFTDVPSESPASSLALEEETDSLSQDTADTLPEEDRLEETSERDALLGSSGTPEVEDSFL, translated from the exons GTTCAAAAGAGACGATGTGCCGTACTTCCAAGTTCAAAATGGTGGGCAAAGCTACGAAATCGTGCAAAGCAGTTCCACGTCCAGTGTTTTGAAGTTGAAGGACGTGAGTTGGAGGCACACAGGGGTGTATCAGTGCATTGATCAACACAATGGAGAGACTAAGGAGGTGGCTGTTTTTGTTCCAG ACCCTGATATGTGGTTCATAGAGAGCTCCCATGGCATGGTAACAAAGACCAGTGAGGAGAGCACCATCCCCTGTGTGGTCACCAATCCCAGCATCAATGTCACCCTATATGAGAGGGACACCGATCTGCCCATCAGTGGGCATTATGTCCCCAGTGAGGGGTACAAGGCACTGCTGGAGGACAGGAACTACGTGTGCCGTGGAGAGCTGAACGGGGAGGTGAAAGAGTCTCAGTCCTTCTACGTCTTCAGCATTGTTG TCCCAGAGGCCATCGACGCCTACATCAATGCGTCAAAGACAGTCCTGAAGCAGGGTGAACCACTGACAGTAAACTGCACGGTGCACGGAGTGGAGctggtgtttttttcctggGATATCCCCAACAGAGAG ATTATTAACGTCGAGCCTCTGACAGACGTCCTGCCCGACATGAGCATGCACTCCTGCCTGATCTTCCCTAGGGCCACGATTGCCCACAGCGGAAACTACATCTGCCATGTCCACGAGGATATCCAAGGCCAGAGTGCCTCTGCCAGCATCAACATCACCGTGCTCG AGCGAGGCTTCGTGGATGTGAAAGTTCCTCAGCAtcaaaacatttctgcaaagcTCCAAGAGAACGTGGAGCTGAGAGTGGAGATTGAAGCCTACCCTACCCCTCAGGTCCGCTGGATCAAAGATGGCGCCACCATCAAGGGAGACAAACCCATCACAACCAGACAAGAGCATGAGATCAG GTATGTCACTATTCTCACCTTGGTGAGGGTGAGAACGGAGCAGAAGGGCCTTTACACTGTCCTTGTCACAAACGGAGATGACACAAAggaggtgacctttgacctggaGGTCCAAG TTCCCTCTCAGATTAAAGACCTGACCGACCACCCCCTGCCTGGGAAGAGACACATGGTGACCTGCCTAGCCGAGGGGGTCCCAACCCCAACTATCCAGTGGTACAGCTGTGACAGCATGCACAA GTGTAGCAACCAGACAGCGATGTGGCAGCCGCTGACACCGGAGCCAGAGGTGCTGAGCATCCAGACCAACGCCAGCTACAGCAAGACTCGTAAAACCAGCCAGGTGCGGAGCCAGGTGACCTTCCACAAGCTCCAGCATGTCACGGTGCGCTGTGAGACCACCAACCAAGCAGGACTCCTTGACAGAAGAGACGTCAAACTGGTGTCCAGCA CGCTGTACTCCCAGGTGGCAGTATTGGCTGCTGTTCTAGCCTTGGTGGCCATCATTATCATATCTATCATCATCCTCATTGCTGTGTGGAGGAAG aAACCTCGCTACGAGATCAGGTGGAAGGTGATAGAATCTGTGAGCCAGGACGGTCATGAGTACATCTATGTGGACCCCATCCACTTGCCCTATGACCTGGCATGGGAGATGCCACGAGACAACCTGGTGCTGG gCCGCACTCTTGGATCAGGAGCCTTTGGCAGAGTGGTGGAGGCAACCGCGTATGGTCTCACTCATTCCCAGTCCAGCACAAAGGTGGCTGTGAAAATGCTGAAAT CTACAGCCAGGAGGAGTGAGACTCAGGCTCTGATGTCAGAGTTAAAGATCATGAGTCACCTGGGTCCTCACCTCAACATCGTCAACTTGCTGGGAGCTTGCACCAAACATG GCCCTCTGTACCTGGTGACCGAGTACTGTCGCTATGGCGATCTGGTGGACTACCTGCACAGGAACAAGCACACCCTCCTGCAGTACTACGCTGAGAAGAACCAAGACGACAGCTGCCTCATCTCTAGAGGAAGCACTCCGCTGAGCCAGAGGAAAGG CTACGTGTCCTTTGGAAGTGAGAGTGATGGAGGATACATGGACATGAGTAAAGATGAGCCCTCACTCTACGTGCCCATGCAGGAGCAGATCGACACCATCAAGTATGCGGACATCCAGCCCTCCCCATACGAGTCTCCCTACCAGCAGGACATCTACCAGGAGCAAG GTGGCGGCAGATTGGACCTGGCCATCAGTGACTCTTCTGTTCTCACCTATGACGACCTGTTGGGCTTCAGCTACCAAGTTGCGAAGGGGATGGAGTTCCTTGCCTCCAAGAAT TGTGTCCATCGTGACCTCGCTGCCCGTAATGTGTTGATCTGCGAGGGCAAACTGGTGAAGATCTGCGACTTCGGCCTGGCCAGAGACATCATGCATGATTCCAACTACATCTCCAAAGGCAGC ACCTTCCTGCCCCTGAAGTGGATGGCACCAGAAAGTATTTTCCATAATTTGTACACCACCCTGAGCGACGTGTGGTCATATGGCATTCTTCTTTGGGAGATTTTCACACTGG GAGGAACCCCCTACCCTGATTTGCCCATGAATGAGTTGTTCTACAGTGCTTTGAAGAGAGGCTACCGAATGGCCAAACCTGCCCATGCCTCGGATGACGT TTACGAGATCATGAAGAAGTGCTGGGACGAGAAGTTTGAGAAGAGGCCTGAGTTCTCCTTCCTGGTCCACAGTGTGGGGAACATGTTGGCAGACAGCTATAAAAAg AAATACAACCAAGTCAACGACAACTTCCTAAAGAGTGACCACCCTGCAGTCGCCCGCACCAAACCCAGACTCTCCTCACCCTTTCCGATCGCCAACCCAGCATTTGGCTCCCCATCTCCCCCCTACATCCCCCCGGACCCCTACAACCAGAGCCCGAGCCCCAGGGAATTCACACAAgaggcagacacacaggaagtcaTAACTTCGTACAACGAATACATCATTCCCATCCCAGACCCCAAGCCGGAGGATGTTTTCACTGACGTGCCGTCAGAAAGCCCTGCAAG CTCTCTGGCTCTGGAGGAGGAGACTGACTCCCTGTCGCAGGACACTGCTGACACCCTCCCAGAGGAGGACAGGCTGGAGGAGACCAGCGAGAGAGACGCTCTGCTGGGATCTTCCGGGACGCCCGAGGTAGAAGACAGCTTCTTGTAG